One Ananas comosus cultivar F153 linkage group 1, ASM154086v1, whole genome shotgun sequence DNA window includes the following coding sequences:
- the LOC109724658 gene encoding probable xyloglucan galactosyltransferase GT17, with protein MGSRAEEKQLSSLLPIDKLIVSLFLFFTFSLLLSFLYGSPHFQPPQTDPFLQAACDADIASFYIYDLPDRFDRDLIRHCRSLSPSRNMCPYVANRGLGQPVPDRNDWFATEQFVTEMLFRARAERHPCRTFDPGSAALFYIPFYAGLYTSSVSRQRNHTLRDALGVDLADYVSRFPTFRRHGGRDHFLITGRTSGELMRSASRASENSSTNRLLRLPELANMSILTIERFVWDGKNQFGIPYPSYFHPRSADELTAWQEEMRRAERTHLFAFVGGARTKGQKEVMRALVLEQCGSSSRCLRLECKRGSKDCRTPGRVMDVLMRAEFCLQPQGDTFTRRSVFDSVLAGCVPVFFSKHTAYTQYAWYAPGRAEEWSVFLGPERRGRIEEELSRIPKDAVARMREVVIGMIPRVTYAHPNASWAEGRRFRDAVDVALAALTKRVRDALSESDNNSTIEEN; from the coding sequence ATGGGCTCACGAGCCGAGGAGAAGCAGCTTAGCTCTCTCCTCCCTATCGACAAGCTTATtgtctccctcttcctcttctttacATTTTCGCTTCTCCTCTCGTTCCTCTACGGCTCCCCGCATTTCCAACCCCCACAAACCGACCCATTTCTGCAAGCTGCATGCGACGCCGACATAGCCTCATTCTACATCTACGACCTGCCCGACCGCTTCGACCGCGACCTCATCCGCCACTGCCGCAGCCTCAGCCCCAGCAGGAACATGTGCCCCTACGTCGCCAACCGTGGCCTCGGCCAGCCGGTCCCGGACCGCAACGACTGGTTCGCGACGGAGCAGTTCGTCACCGAGATGCTCTTCCGTGCCCGCGCCGAGCGCCACCCTTGCCGCACCTTCGACCCCGGCTCCGCCGCTTTGTTCTACATCCCCTTCTACGCCGGTCTGTACACGTCGTCGGTGTCCCGCCAGAGGAACCACACTCTCCGCGACGCGCTCGGCGTCGACCTCGCGGATTACGTCTCCAGGTTTCCGACGTTCCGCCGCCACGGCGGACGCGACCATTTTCTCATCACCGGCCGCACGTCGGGGGAGCTAATGCGGTCTGCCAGCAGGGCAAGCGAGAACTCGTCCACCAACCGCCTGCTCCGCCTTCCGGAGCTCGCCAACATGTCGATCCTCACCATCGAGCGGTTCGTGTGGGATGGCAAGAATCAATTCGGCATCCCCTACCCCTCCTACTTCCACCCGCGCTCCGCCGACGAGCTCACCGCGTGGCAGGAGGAGATGCGCCGCGCGGAGCGGACCCACCTCTTCGCCTTCGTCGGCGGGGCGCGCACCAAGGGCCAGAAGGAGGTTATGCGCGCGTTGGTATTAGAGCAGTGCGGCTCGTCGAGCCGCTGCCTCCGGCTGGAGTGCAAGCGGGGTTCCAAAGATTGCCGCACCCCGGGCCGGGTCATGGACGTGCTGATGCGCGCCGAATTCTGCCTGCAGCCGCAGGGCGACACGTTCACGCGGCGGTCGGTGTTCGATTCGGTGCTGGCCGGGTGCGTGCCGGTGTTCTTCTCCAAGCACACGGCGTACACGCAGTACGCATGGTACGCGCCCGGGCGGGCGGAGGAGTGGTCGGTGTTTCTGGGGCCGGAGCGGCGGGGGCGGATCGAGGAGGAGCTGAGCCGGATACCGAAGGACGCGGTGGCGCGGATGCGGGAGGTGGTGATCGGGATGATCCCGCGCGTCACCTACGCGCACCCGAACGCCAGCTGGGCCGAGGGGCGGCGCTTCCGCGACGCCGTCGACGTTGCGCTGGCCGCCCTCACCAAGCGTGTGCGGGACGCGTTGAGTGAGTCCGACAACAATAGTACGATCGAAGAAAATTAA